In a genomic window of Sulfurimonas denitrificans DSM 1251:
- a CDS encoding apolipoprotein N-acyltransferase encodes MTQKIQTLKNRYNHKLFDLYLGVITALLFSAFLYLEHFEITLKFLNTIFGLCAIALLLYIPKRAVLVAGFFIGLLWFYWIGYSFKYNGVGYLTPLITFAFAIIYMLFFGILALTKSVAIRAILLFSLTFFEPMGFNWLQLEVLFVDSYIGIYKYQFATILISFTLVEYIKKPYKYAPLLLLFFAINFSQEVQLDAPLKIKMVATDIKQGEKWKRENIGSTIRLIYSEIEKAKDEGYELVVLPESVFPFYMNKSPLVLERLKELSYDISIVAGALLKEDEHHYNVTYMFEDGNFSIAKKMILVPFGEYIPLPEFIKGFINEFFFAGASDFKTAPAPTDFVIKGVKFRNAICYEATRSEIFEGDVKFVLATSNNAWFYPSIEPTLQKLLMRFYARKNGATIYHSANYKGSGVIK; translated from the coding sequence ATGACACAAAAGATACAAACACTAAAAAATAGATACAATCATAAGTTATTTGATTTATATCTTGGAGTTATAACTGCCCTTTTATTTAGTGCATTTCTATACTTAGAACACTTTGAAATTACTCTTAAATTTTTAAATACAATCTTTGGACTCTGTGCTATTGCACTTTTGTTATATATCCCAAAAAGAGCTGTTTTAGTTGCTGGTTTTTTTATAGGTCTTTTGTGGTTTTACTGGATTGGATACAGTTTCAAATACAACGGTGTTGGCTATTTAACACCACTTATTACATTTGCTTTTGCAATTATTTATATGCTTTTTTTTGGTATTTTAGCACTTACTAAGAGTGTAGCCATTAGAGCAATTTTACTATTTTCTCTTACTTTTTTTGAACCGATGGGTTTTAACTGGCTGCAGTTAGAAGTTCTTTTTGTAGATAGCTATATTGGTATTTATAAGTACCAGTTTGCAACTATTCTCATATCTTTTACTTTAGTAGAGTATATTAAAAAACCTTACAAATATGCACCTCTTTTGCTTCTATTTTTTGCCATAAACTTTAGCCAAGAAGTGCAGCTAGATGCTCCATTGAAGATAAAAATGGTTGCAACTGATATAAAGCAGGGTGAAAAATGGAAGAGAGAAAATATAGGTTCAACAATTAGATTAATATACAGTGAGATAGAAAAAGCTAAAGATGAAGGGTATGAGTTAGTCGTTCTTCCTGAGTCTGTTTTTCCTTTTTACATGAACAAATCACCTTTAGTTTTAGAGAGGCTAAAAGAGCTCTCTTATGATATCTCTATCGTTGCTGGGGCACTTCTTAAAGAAGATGAACATCACTACAACGTAACATATATGTTTGAAGATGGCAACTTTAGCATTGCTAAGAAGATGATACTTGTTCCATTTGGCGAGTATATACCGCTTCCAGAATTTATAAAAGGTTTTATAAATGAGTTCTTTTTTGCAGGAGCAAGCGATTTTAAAACAGCCCCAGCACCTACTGACTTTGTTATAAAAGGTGTAAAGTTTAGAAATGCCATCTGTTATGAAGCCACAAGATCAGAGATATTTGAGGGTGATGTAAAGTTTGTCTTAGCAACTAGCAACAACGCTTGGTTTTACCCATCAATTGAGCCTACTCTTCAAAAACTTTTGATGCGTTTTTATGCAAGAAAAAATGGTGCAACCATCTACCACTCAGCAAACTACAAAGGTAGTGGAGTTATAAAATAA
- the yajC gene encoding preprotein translocase subunit YajC: protein MEILSQLLPFVFLIAIMYFVIIRPQQKESKARQEMIVALKKGDKVITAGGLIVVVYKVEELFLSVKINEDSVVKITKDSVIRKFEDEA from the coding sequence ATGGAAATATTAAGTCAATTATTACCGTTTGTATTTTTAATCGCAATCATGTATTTTGTGATTATCCGCCCGCAACAAAAAGAGTCAAAAGCACGTCAAGAGATGATAGTAGCGCTTAAAAAAGGCGATAAGGTAATTACCGCTGGAGGGCTTATAGTTGTTGTTTATAAAGTTGAAGAGTTATTCTTAAGTGTAAAGATAAATGAAGATAGCGTTGTAAAAATAACAAAAGATTCTGTGATTAGAAAGTTCGAGGATGAAGCTTAA